A region of Brassica napus cultivar Da-Ae chromosome A5 unlocalized genomic scaffold, Da-Ae chrA05_Random_10, whole genome shotgun sequence DNA encodes the following proteins:
- the LOC125594206 gene encoding tubulin-folding cofactor B-like — MATSRLQMEGDDSVLLHVTHSNLKSFAADVRFSPQMNVEAVKEKLWKKCGTSVNAMALELYDESGSKVAVLSDDTRPLGFYSPFDGFRLHIVDLDPSSVTTGGWLEDTSLVEKYTISEEDYAKRTDSYRKFKEKRVAQNPAASEVKTKEEDFMEDLCGNIKVGNRCQVEPGEKRGVVKYVGRAESLGPGYWVGIQYDEPLGKHDGMVKGTRLFECPQLHGGVVRPDKVKVGDYPERDPFEEDEI, encoded by the exons atgGCGACTTCGCGGTTACAGATGGAAGGAGATGACTCTGTACTTCTCCACGTAACTCACTCCAACCTCAAGAGCTTCGCTGCCGATGTTCGTTTCTCTCCGCAA ATGAATGTGGAAGCTGTGAAGGAAAAGCTATGGAAAAAATGTGGGACATCTGTAAATGCTATGGCTTTAGAGCTTTATGATGAAAGTGGCTCCAAGGTTGCAGTCCTTAGTGATGATACGAGACCACTCGGTTTCTACTCCCCTTTTGATGG GTTTCGGTTACACATAGTTGATCTTGACCCTTCCTCGGTCACAACTGGAGGCTGGCTTGAAGATACTTCATTGGTTGAGAAGTATACTATCTCAGAAGAGGACTATGCTAAACGAACTG ACAGTTATAGGaaattcaaagaaaaaagaGTGGCTCAGAATCCTGCTGCTTCCGAGGTTAAG ACGAAGGAGGAGGACTTCATGGAAGATCTCTGTGGAAATATCAAG GTGGGAAATAGATGCCAAGTTGAGCCAGGGGAGAAAAGAGGAGTGGTCAAGTACGTTGGACGAGCAGAGTCGTTGGGTCCTGGCTATTGGGTTGGAATCCAGTATGATGAACCCCTTGGCAAACACGATGGCAT GGTGAAAGGAACAAGGTTATTTGAATGCCCTCAGCTTCATGGTGGTGTGGTCCGGCCTGACAAAGTAAAG GTTGGTGATTATCCAGAAAGGGACCCCTTCGAGGAAGATGAAATATAA
- the LOC106452665 gene encoding lycopene beta cyclase, chloroplastic-like: MDTLLRTPNKLEFFIPQFHGFERLSPNPSRVKLGVKKRAIRIGSSITSASSALLDLVPETKKENLDFDLPLYDTSLNKTVDLAIVGGGPAGLAVAQQVSEAGLSVCSIDPSPKLIWPNNYGVWVDEFEAMDLLDCLDTTWSGAVVYINDGAEKDLSRPYGRVNRKQLKSKMLQKCITNGVRFHQAKVTNVVHEEVNSTVVCSDGVKIQASVVLDATGFSRCLVQYDKPYNPGYQVAYGIVAEVDGHPFDVDKMVFMDWRDKHLDAYPEVKERNSKIPTFLYAMPFSSNRIFLEETSLVARPGLKMEDIQERMVARLKHLGINVKRIEEDERCVIPMGGPLPVLPQRVVGIGGTAGMVHPSTGYMVARTLAAAPIVANAIVRYLGSTKGDELSAEVWRDLWPIERRRQREFFCFGMDILLKLDLDATRRFFDAFFDLEPRYWHGFLSSRLFLPDLVFFGLSLFSHASNTSRLEIMTKGTVPLAKMINNLVKDRD, from the coding sequence ATGGATACTCTCTTGAGAACACCCAACAAGCTCGAGTTTTTCATCCCTCAGTTTCATGGGTTCGAGAGATTAAGTCCAAATCCTTCAAGGGTCAAGCTTGGTGTTAAAAAAAGAGCAATCAGAATCGGTAGTAGTATCACTAGTGCTAGTAGTGCTCTTTTGGATCTTGTTCCTGAAACCAAGAAGGAGAATCTCGACTTCGACCTTCCTTTATACGACACTTCCCTGAACAAAACTGTTGATCTAGCTATCGTCGGCGGCGGCCCTGCTGGTTTAGCCGTGGCTCAACAAGTCTCAGAAGCTGGACTCTCTGTATGCTCCATCGACCCTTCCCCCAAACTCATTTGGCCTAACAACTATGGAGTTTGGGTTGACGAGTTCGAAGCCATGGACTTGCTAGACTGCCTAGACACCACCTGGTCCGGCGCCGTCGTCTACATCAACGACGGCGCCGAGAAGGACCTATCCCGGCCTTACGGGAGAGTCAACCGTAAACAGCTCAAATCCAAGATGCTTCAGAAGTGCATCACCAACGGTGTTAGGTTCCATCAGGCTAAGGTGACCAACGTGGTTCACGAGGAGGTTAACTCCACTGTGGTTTGCAGTGACGGTGTGAAGATTCAGGCTTCTGTTGTTCTGGACGCTACTGGTTTTTCAAGATGCTTGGTGCAGTACGACAAGCCGTATAACCCTGGGTATCAAGTAGCTTATGGTATCGTTGCTGAGGTCGATGGCCACCCGTTTGATGTGGATAAGATGGTGTTTATGGACTGGAGAGATAAGCATCTTGACGCGTACCCTGAGGTTAAAGAACGGAACAGCAAGATCCCTACGTTCTTGTACGCGATGCCGTTTTCTTCAAACAGAATCTTTCTTGAGGAGACGTCTCTTGTGGCTAGGCCGGGTTTGAAGATGGAAGATATCCAAGAGAGGATGGTTGCGAGGCTGAAACATTTGGGGATCAATGTGAAGCGTATTGAGGAAGACGAGCGTTGTGTGATCCCTATGGGAGGTCCTTTACCTGTCTTGCCTCAAAGAGTTGTTGGCATTGGCGGTACGGCGGGGATGGTTCATCCTTCGACTGGTTACATGGTGGCTAGGACTCTTGCAGCTGCTCCAATAGTTGCAAACGCTATAGTGAGGTACCTTGGTTCTACTAAAGGAGATGAGCTCTCGGCTGAGGTGTGGAGAGACTTGTGGCCTATTGAAAGGCGGAGACAGAGGGAGTTCTTCTGTTTTGGGATGGATATATTgctgaagcttgatttggatgctACTAGGAGGTTCTTTGATGCGTTCTTTGACCTGGAACCGCGTTACTGGCATGGCTTCTTGTCGTCGAGGCTGTTTCTCCCGGACTTGGTGTTCTTCGGGTTGTCGCTCTTCTCGCATGCTTCTAATACCTCGAGGTTGGAGATCATGACTAAAGGAACTGTTCCTCTTGCTAAGATGATCAACAATTTGGTAAAAGATAGAGACTAA